Genomic segment of Kibdelosporangium phytohabitans:
GATTTCGCCGCATGGCAACGATCGCCGCGGACCCGTCAGCGGCTGCGCGCCGACTTGGACCACTGGGCGCAAAAGCTGCGTGGCGCACCGCAGATCGTCACGCTGCCGCCGGACCGGCCGCGTCCCGTCGTGCCGGAGTTCAACGGCGCCGAGCACCTGTTCACGGTGCCGAAGCAGACCGCGACCGCGCTGCGTTCACTCGCGGTGCACGAGCAGGCAACGATGTTCGTGGTGCTGCTGGCCGCGCTCAAGGCGCAGCTGGCCCGCTACAGCGGGGAGACGGACGTGATCGTGGGTTCCCCGGTCGCCGCCCGCGACCAGGTCGAGCTGGAGCCGTTGATCGGGTTCTTCATCAACAGCGTGAACCTGCGGACCGAGCTGACCGGCAACCCGTCCTTCGCGGAACTGGTTCGACGGGTCCGGCACACCGCGCTGGACGCGTTCGAGCACCAGGAGATGCCGTTCGACTGGCTGGTCGACGAACTGCGACCAGTGCGCCAGCTGAGCATCCACCCGTTGCACCAGATCAGCTTCCAGGTCTCCCAGCAACTCACCGATGCCGCGCCTGGCCTGCTGCTGGCGCCGGTGGAGGGCGGTGTCGGTGAGGAGGCGCTCACCTTGCCGGAGCTGGCCGTCGAAGCGTTCCCGACCGGGACCGGCACCAACAAGTTCGACCTCGCGATGGGGTTCGCGGAGAGCCAGGACGGGCTGATCGGGCGGATCGAGTACTCGACCGACCTGTACGACACCGAAACCATCGAACGGTTCTCCCGCGGCTTCGCCACTTTCCTGCATGCCGCCGCTGCCGCGCCGGACACGCCGATCACCGGCCTGCCGCTGCAGAGCGAGCCGGACCGCCACCAGGTCCTGGTGGCGTGGAACGACACTGAACGCCCGGACGCCGACCGGTCCTGCCTGCACGACCTGGTCGCCCGGCAAGCCTCGGACAACCCCGACGCGCTGGCGGTGTGTGACGAGGACGCGTCGCTGACGTATCGGGAGCTGGACGAGCTCGGCAACGCGCTCGCGCACCGGCTGCGGGAGTTGGGCGCCGGGCCGGAGGTGATCGTCGCGGTGTGCGCCGAACGCTCTGTGGAGACCGTCGTCGCGCTGGTCGCCGTGATGAAAGCCGGTGGCATCCTGACCATTCTCGACCCGGAACAACCGGAGTCCCGGCTGCGCTACCTGCTTGCCGACAACGGCGCGGTGGCTGTGGTCACTCAGCAGCAGCTCGCGCCGAAACTCCCGGAGACCGGTGTTCCCGTTGTCGTGCTGGACTCAGAGCTGACCGTGCTGGACGGTCTTCCCAGGACGGCACCGCGGACTGGTGTGACGCCGGACAACGCCGCGCACGCGGTCTACACGTCCGGATCCACCGGTGAACCCAAGTGCATCATCACCCCGCACCGCGGCGGCGCCAACCTGATCGCGTGTGACACCGCGGAGTACCGGCTGGGCGCCGGGGACCGGCTGTTGCAGAAGGCGCCGTTCACCTTCGACGCCTCCATGTGGGAGGTGTTCTGGCCGCTGACCACCGGCGCGGCGGTGGTCGTCGCGAAGCCCGGCGGGCAGCGCGACCCGAAGTACCTCGCCCGGTTGATCCAGCGCGAGCAGGTCACCTTCGTGCACTTCGTCCCCGTGATGCTGCGGGCGTTCCTGGCCGAGCCGGAGGCGGTGAACTGCACGTCGTTGCGCCAGATCCACTGCGGCGGCGAGGCGATCACGCCTGATCTGATCGAACGGTTCCACGCCGTGCTGCCGTGGGTGGAGTTGCACAACCAGTACGGCCCGGCTGAGGTGTCCGGGCAGACCAACTTCCACCAGCTGCGGCCAGGTGACACACGTGTCCCGCTCGGCAAGCCGACGTGGAACACGCAGTGCTATGTCCTGGACGACAACGGAACGCCGGTACCGCCCGGTGTCACCGGGGAGCTGTACATCGCCGGGATCGGTGTGGCCCGTGGCTACCACCGCAGGCCCGCGTTGACCGCGGAGAAGTTCCTGCCCAATCCGTTCGGGCAGCCGGGCACGCGGATGTACCGCACCGGGGACCTGGTCCGCTGGCTGCCCGGCGGCACGCTGGAGTTCGTCGGCCGGGCCGACCACCAGGTCAAGATCCGGGGCTTCCGGATCGAGCCCGGTGAGATCGAGGCGCACCTGAAGGCACATCCGGACGTGACGGGCGCGGTGGTCGTCGCGCGCACCGACCTGGCGGGGGACAAACGCTTGGTCGGTTACGTCGTCCCGGCACCCGCGGCCGGCCGCGACGGGCTGCCGGCCGCGGTGCGTGGTCATTTGGTCGACCGCGTGCCCGAGTACATGGTGCCGAGCGCGATCGTGGTGCTCGACGAGTTGCCGTTGAACGCCAACGGCAAGATCGACCAGAAGGCGTTGCCCGCTCCGCCCGCGCACGCGGGCAGGCGGTCGGCCGTACCACCCCGGACTCCCGCTGAGCAAACGCTTGCTGAGGTGTGGTGTGCCGTGCTCGGCGTGGACAAGGTCGGCGCCGACGACAACTTCTTCGCACTGGGCGGCGATTCCTTGCGGGCGATCGAACTGACCGCACGCGCGGAGTCCGCCGGCCTGCGGTGCACACCGAACCAGCTGTTCCAGCACCAGACCCTGGCCGAACTGGCCGCCGCCGCCACGCCGGTCGCCGACTCCCCGGCAGACGTCCGGCAAGGCGAAGTCACCGGACCGCTGCCGCTCACGCCCATCCAGCGGACGTACTTCGGCACCGGCGATCCCGAACGCGACCACATCGTCCAGTACATGGCCCTGCCCATGGACGTCGACCTGTCGACTGTGGACACCGCGCTCGATCGGCTCGTGGCGCAGCACGACATGCTCCGCGCTGCCTTCCGGCCCGGCCCTGCCGGCTGGACCCAGGAGGTACTGCCGCACGAGCCGAGGACGCGGGTGCAGACCGGCACGGGGACTGTGGATGACGCGGTCAGGCAAGCGATTGCGGGCTTCGATCTGCGGACCGGCCAGCTCGTTCGTGCCGTGCGGGCCGACGGCCTGCTGGTGGTCGTCATCCATCACCTCGTAGTGGACGCGGTGTCGTGGCAGGTGTTGCTGTCCGACTTCACCCAGCTGTGTTCCGGTGACACGACATTGCCGCGCAAAACCACGTCGTTCCGTGACTGGGCACACCGGTTGCAGGAGTACACGCCGGAAAACACCTGGCGCGAACTGCTTCCCGCGACCGTGGCCCCGTTGCCGAAGAACAGCACGGTTCCGGGCACGCGCGGTGACATGGCGGTCATCGACGTCGAGCTGCCGACGGGCGACACCCACACGTTGCTGACCGAGCTGATGCCGGCGTTCCGGATGGAGGTCAAGGACGCGGTGCTGGCCGCACTCGGCGTCGCGCTGTCCCGCTGGACCGGGTCCGCGCAGGTCCTGATCGACGTGGAAGGCCACGGCCGTGAGCCGCTGTTCGCCGACGTCGACACCACGCGGACGGTCGGCTGGTTCACCTCCGTCCACCCCGTGTGCCT
This window contains:
- a CDS encoding non-ribosomal peptide synthetase; the encoded protein is MTAADQAAARRRELFSLLLRREELVEPSPDRIDRADRGRPVPLSYAQQRLWVLDRLTPRRSVYNAPLAYRLRGPLDVAALRAAFTAVVARHESLRTTFAVHDNAPVQVIGPPRDVPVEVTSLRTLPPEEALAEARTLAKAEAAEPFDLERGPLMRVRLIELGHDDHVLLLTMHHIITDSWSLGVLFRELRAFYSGTQDLPELPIQYADFAAWQRSPRTRQRLRADLDHWAQKLRGAPQIVTLPPDRPRPVVPEFNGAEHLFTVPKQTATALRSLAVHEQATMFVVLLAALKAQLARYSGETDVIVGSPVAARDQVELEPLIGFFINSVNLRTELTGNPSFAELVRRVRHTALDAFEHQEMPFDWLVDELRPVRQLSIHPLHQISFQVSQQLTDAAPGLLLAPVEGGVGEEALTLPELAVEAFPTGTGTNKFDLAMGFAESQDGLIGRIEYSTDLYDTETIERFSRGFATFLHAAAAAPDTPITGLPLQSEPDRHQVLVAWNDTERPDADRSCLHDLVARQASDNPDALAVCDEDASLTYRELDELGNALAHRLRELGAGPEVIVAVCAERSVETVVALVAVMKAGGILTILDPEQPESRLRYLLADNGAVAVVTQQQLAPKLPETGVPVVVLDSELTVLDGLPRTAPRTGVTPDNAAHAVYTSGSTGEPKCIITPHRGGANLIACDTAEYRLGAGDRLLQKAPFTFDASMWEVFWPLTTGAAVVVAKPGGQRDPKYLARLIQREQVTFVHFVPVMLRAFLAEPEAVNCTSLRQIHCGGEAITPDLIERFHAVLPWVELHNQYGPAEVSGQTNFHQLRPGDTRVPLGKPTWNTQCYVLDDNGTPVPPGVTGELYIAGIGVARGYHRRPALTAEKFLPNPFGQPGTRMYRTGDLVRWLPGGTLEFVGRADHQVKIRGFRIEPGEIEAHLKAHPDVTGAVVVARTDLAGDKRLVGYVVPAPAAGRDGLPAAVRGHLVDRVPEYMVPSAIVVLDELPLNANGKIDQKALPAPPAHAGRRSAVPPRTPAEQTLAEVWCAVLGVDKVGADDNFFALGGDSLRAIELTARAESAGLRCTPNQLFQHQTLAELAAAATPVADSPADVRQGEVTGPLPLTPIQRTYFGTGDPERDHIVQYMALPMDVDLSTVDTALDRLVAQHDMLRAAFRPGPAGWTQEVLPHEPRTRVQTGTGTVDDAVRQAIAGFDLRTGQLVRAVRADGLLVVVIHHLVVDAVSWQVLLSDFTQLCSGDTTLPRKTTSFRDWAHRLQEYTPENTWRELLPATVAPLPKNSTVPGTRGDMAVIDVELPTGDTHTLLTELMPAFRMEVKDAVLAALGVALSRWTGSAQVLIDVEGHGREPLFADVDTTRTVGWFTSVHPVCLDLPGTEDMAQCLRAVQETVRAVPDRGIGFGLLRDQLGELPEAEVALNYLGRADGSARLQAFAAPARPMPYPVEVVARVQDHRLRLSLCYDTTAFDAPTIEKLGARVLTALAEIAETATRPNGGFRVASDFPLAGLSTQEIERAFGTGRQIEDLYPLSPVQEGILFHTLTSPDSALYTTRLSWDAGDLDPDAFTQAWQEAARRHPVLRTRVVWTEVDRPLQVVDARPRFPVNRLDWTASHDQSRELDELLTAERERGFALDEGPLVRVTLIRTGQSAWRVLLESHHIAIDGWSSATLVGDVLALYQAIRNDTPLSRPARRPFRDYVAWLGQQPREKDREFWTGYLAGFTQPTPLPVAEVLNPGHGHVLREIDIPEDLAGKLGAFVREARITRNTVFQAAWGLVLAGHTSRDDVVFGATVSGRSGLTGIEDMIGMFINTLPLRVRAAADRPLGRWLRELQEGRGRMPSEHTALVDIARYSEVNRRTPLFNTVLVFENYPVEQPVRDALHGLSPEALRVDDSNNYPLTLIVEDGPQLRVRVMYDNTRFADADIRGLGRSVVGALTGLTDPGTTTPAGVLAHIDAARAAH